Within Brevinematia bacterium, the genomic segment CTTCTCTCTCTCCAAACGAGATAGGAGCACCATAGACTACCATTATCTCGTCTCCTACAAATTTATCTACAACTCCTCTATATTTCTTAACAATCTCTACCATTTCGGTCATATATTCGTTGAGTATGGAGATAAGCTCTCGTGGATCCATTTTCTCACTCATTGAGGTAAAGCCTCTTATGTCAGAGAATAACATCGTTGTGAATCTCATCTCTCCCCCAAGTTCTATCCCTTTCTTCAATAGTTCCCTTGCTATCTCTTCCGACACAACTTTATTCATTATGTCCCTCATTCTTTCTTTTTCAGCAATTTGCTCAACCATAAAGTTAAAGTTTCTAGCTATAAACCCTATCTCATCATTTGATTTAACCTCAGCTCTGACACTTAAGTCACCTTTTGACAGTTCCCCCATAGCGTTGGTAATTATCCTTGCACCTCTTGAGATCCTTCTTGATAAAAATACTACCAAAAGAATTGCTATTAAGATTGCTATTAATGCACCTATCTGGACCTGTCTTTCAACACTTGCTAATGTCTTGTCTATGCTCTCCGTTGACATACCTATATACAAGTCTGCTACGTATTTTTCAAAGTCTTCTTTTATCAACACTGGGTAAGAGAATAGTAGTTTTCTCTGTTTCTTGCCCCCTTGCTCATAATAGTAATATTGGAGAAAACCTGTTACTCCAAAACTACTCTCTAGGAATTGGTTTAAAGCTGACTTGAGAAAATTATAATCTTCTTTTGTTAGAAATTCTTTGTTATCTTTGATAAAGCTTTCAAATGAGCTAAAGTAAGGCTTTACAACCTTAGGGGTTATGTAGTTGTAGTCCAACACTTCAACAAGCTTTGCAACTTCTCTTCTAAATTTTTCTCCAAACTCACCTTGGTTATATTTCCTCTGAATGGATTTTATCTGCCAATACATTACACTGAACTTTTCGTAAGTGTTTTTCAGGTTATCTTCTAAGTTTACCTCGGAAACGGATATCAACTTGCTGGACAAATTTTTATCAATTTTCAAATCTGATGAGAATTTGTTCAAAATATTGTTTTTACTCTGCTCAAGTTCCAAATCCGATGGTATAAAGCCTCTGAACATTTTTTCAAAGAGACTTAATTTTCTTATTTTCAGATTATTTAAGAGTAAGGTATAAACCTTAAATAGTTCGTAATTTCTGAATGTCTCCTTTGGTAGTGAGAAGTCTTGCATAAACCCTATATCTGGACTTGAATGAATGAGAATTTTATTGTCTGGAGATACTACTGCTGCCCACATTATATCTTCAGTTTTGGGAATATAAGCAAATGTTTCTATGAGGTTAATATATTCTTCTTTTGTAGGTAATTCTGAGAAAATGGAGTTCATTATCTCTCTAGACTTAAAAATCTCCTTCTCCAGTTGAGGGTTTCTTGCTATTTTCTCCGCAATTATGGAAGAAAGTATTGTAGAAAGAGAAGAAGAAACATTTTTTGATATAGATCCACCTCTTACTTTCATTTCGCTTTCAAGCCCTTCAGAGATGGAGCGAGTAGTAGATGAATAGATGATACTTATCATTACCACAAGAACTGCAGAAACTGAGAGAAATATCTTTTTACCTAAACTCAACTTTATCTTCACATCACCTGTCATATTCGTAAATAATAATAAGCGTTTCTGTACTACTATTCAAGTAAATGAAGAACAACCCAATAAATAATCCCAACTTTCACTATATGAGTAGGTTTTGCTTGCTTACTTTCTTTGGTTCTAGACAGTGTTCGTCAGTTACGAAATTTCACTTCACTAAGTCTCTTAGGTACTTTAAGAAGAGTAGAAGAAAAGCCTTACCTAGTTGCAATAAATTCCAATCCATTAGGTGAGTAGATAAAGTTCAACTTTTTGTTTACTCACTCTCTCTGTTTCTAGATAGTATTCATCAATCACAAATTTCACTTCACACCAAGCCTTTTGTTTGTTAAGAGAAGTATTTACCCAGTCCCGACAGGGACTGCGATAGAGATAAAAGAAAGACTGCATCCTGATTATAAATTTTGAAGTTTATTGAGGGACAACTAATAAGGTCTAAAATTGACAATTAGGTGTATTTTCTTCTCTGTTCCTGAGGGATAGGTGAATACTCTTTTCAATAGCCACCTAAAAGGCTTTGTAAGGTGAGTTTATGACTGACAAATGGTATCCAGAAGCAAAGGAGGATAAGCAAGTAAAAGTTTAAACTTCCGCTTACTCGTTTAGTGAAAATTGGAATTTGTTGTGTATTCTTCTATCAAATTGACAAAGGTTAGGACTAACTTACAGAATCTATTTCTGATGAAGCATCTTTTGGGTATAAAGGATTTATCGGAAAAAGAAATTTTTTCAATACTTGAGCTTGGTGAGATTTATAGGGATAAGCTCATAAACAATCGTAACAGTATAAGTCAGAACTTGAGGGAGAAGGTGGTAGTCAATCTTTTCTTTGAGCCTTCAACAAGAACTAGAATGAGTTTTGAAATAGCTTCAAGTTTATTAGGTGCTAAAGTGATAAACTTTTCTGAGAATGTAAGTTCAATTCAGAAAGGTGAGAGTAGGTTAGATACCCTGAAAACCATAGAAGCTATGAGAGCGGATGCAGTAGTTATAAGATCAAGTATTCAAGGACTGCCCTATCTTTTAGCAAGAGATCTTAAGGATATCAGTATAATAAACGCTGGTGATGGTTCTCATGAACATCCGTCTCAGGCTTTGCTTGATGCCCTTACGATCAAGCTAAAGTTTGGTGATCTTAGAAAGGTTAAGTTGTCAATAGTGGGTGATATTTTGTTTAGTAGGGTTGCGAGGTCAAATATTTTACTTATGAAAAAGATAGGAAATGACAATATCATGGTGTTTGGACCAACTACTCTACTTCCCAAAGAGATTGAATTATTTGGGGTGAGAATTGCTAAAAGCTTTGAAGAGGTTTTTGAGTTTTCCGATGTGATAATGCTTTTAAGAATTCAAACAGAGAGGCAAAACTCTGCTTATGTTCCTTCTACAAGAGAATACAGGAAATTCTGGGGACTGACAGAAGAGAAACTAGAAACCTTTAGGAGGAAGGTGTTTATCATGCATCCTGGGCCTGTGAACAGAGATGTTGAAGTTTCGTCAGATATTATATACTGTGACAATTCTCTGATTCTAGATCAAGTAACAAGCGGAGTTGCAATAAGAATGAGTATCCTATCTCATATCTTAACTTCAAAGCACCAGAATTGAAATATTCCCAGATTTTCCTGAAACGATATAGCGTAACTGATTGAGAAATTGTTATGCTCAATGATCCCTTTAAAAAAGGGACATAGCCCCTTGAGTAAGCCATAATATACTCCACTACTTATGTCCATAGATAAGTTTTCATATCTGAAAATGCGAGATGAGACAAATCCAAAGAAGTCTTGAAACTGCAAGCTAATTATACATCCAGCTCCTAGTTTGAATACATCTTTGCTAAATATATCGTATATGCCAATCCCTTCAAAAACGAAGCTTTCCAAGATCTTAATAGAAGTAAGCAAGTGAAATACATCATTGCGGAATCCTATTCCCAAAGAGCCACCTAGGTAAACTTCTGAGAATAGATGGAAGTATTCATACTTACCCATCAAAGAAAGCAGATAATGGAAGTTCCCATACAATGTGTTCTCGTAGCCAACCTCTACAAAAAAATCGTAAACTACTGCATTTCCTAGAATTTGTTTTTCTAGGTTCATAATTTCAACTTCCCCAAAGTATCTACTGGTAAAATTGAGATAAAAGCCTTCATAAGAAGTGTTAATAACTACCTTTGAACTACCGAGTGGATCCAAGGAATAGGATAAGAAAAACACAGTGTTACTTTTGTAGCTTAAAGTCATGAGAGCTATCTTGTCTACATAGGAGTGCACAGTATCCTTGCAGATGGTAAGGATGATTATAGTAAAGATAGTTTTGACTACTTTCTGCATTTTGGTATTTTAAACTAGAGATTAACTCCAAAAACAAACTGAGGTTTGTGAAAAAGTCGGGGATGTATCTTTGAACGGAAGGCAGGTATTCTTTCAGAATATTTTTATGGAGTTTTTTGAAAAGGTTGGAGGTATTACTCCTGTTGGACATTATTCATTTGCAGTAAAGCTGGATAATGGTCTTCTCTATCTTTCAGGGCAGATAAGTATTGATGAAGCTGGGAATTTAGTAGGTAGCACTGTTGCGGAGCAGGCTAGGAACATTTTGAAAAATGTGGAAAAGGTTCTCCTTGAGGCGGGATATTCAACCAGAGACGTATTCAAGGTTGTTGTATATATAACGGATATGTCAAAGTTTTCCGAGTTCAATGAGGTATATAAGGAATTCTTTGGGGAACACAAGCCAGTGCGCACAACAGTAGGAGTTAGAGAGCTTCCCAGAGGAGCTCTGGTTGAGATTGAAGCTTATGCTTACAAGTGAGAAATTGAGTTTTTATGGTTCTTATCTGGATATAGTAGGTTTGGTATCTTCAGTTAGTCAAGAGAAATGAGAGTCTAACTCTTTGATTGTTTTTTAGTTTTGAGTAGTATCTCTGTGTTACTAAACATCACTTAGTATTGAGCTTGTGGCTTTTGTTGAGAGGATATCTATCCAGTCCCAGTAGGGGCTGTGGAGAGAGCTATACCAGACAAAGATACACCTAATTGCTAAATTTTGGAATTTATCGGATCTTTTTAGTTAAAATTGACAAATAAATTACGATAAAAAATAATATTACTAGAGAATGGGAGGGGAACTATAATGAAGGATATTCTTGAATTTTTTAAGAATGTTTTGAGTAAATTTAAGGAATTACCTCTGACATCCAAGGTGGTGGTAATTTCTTCTGTTGTAGCAGTTGTGGTTGCTATACTTGTAGCTATCTTGATATCAAGGCCTACGACGAAGGTTTTGCTGTATCCCAGGGCTCTTTCTCCTGAGGATTTTGCTAGAGTGACGAAGAAGCTTTCTGAGCTTAATATACCTTTTGAGACTAGAGACAATAAGTTTGTTTTGGTAGCAGATGAAAATTTGAAGCAGAAGGCGAAAATGCAACTAGCTTGGGAAGGAATAATTCCAGAAAGTGTCAAAGGTTTTGAATTGTTTGATATCCAGTCTTTCACAACTACGGACTTTGAGAGGAATGTTAACCTTCACAGGGCGATAATAGGTGAACTTGAGCGCCACCTCAAGATGATAGATGATATTGAGGATGTCAAGATAATTGTTCCGTTTCAAAGAGAGAGATTGTTTAAAGAAGAGGAGACCGAGAGAACTGCTTCTGTAGTGATAACTCCTTCTCCTTACTCGGACATAAGGGAGAATAAGAAGAAGATAAAGGCTGTAGTTGAGCTTGTTGCTAGAGGTATAGATGGGTTAAAACCTGAGAATATTGTTGTAGTTGATAATCATGGCAATGTACTGAGTGATTTACTCATTGGTGATGAGGTCTCGGATGAGATAAGAGCAGCAAGAGAGCATATAAAAGTCAAGGAGAGGATAAAAAGGGAATTGATAGAAAGAATACATAGAGAACTTTCTAAGGCTATAAGTGAAGATAGGATAATAGTTAGTGCAGAAGTTGATATGAGGTGGGATAAGAAGGAACTACAACAGGATAAGGTAATACCTACAGTAATAAGGCAAGATAATCCGCTAACTCCTTACGATGAGAGTCAGGTTGAAGTAAATGTTCCAATAAGTAAAAAAGTAACAAAGGAGGACTTCAAAGGCCCAGCATATATTCCTGAAGGACCGCCGGGTGTTGAAGCTAACATTCCGCCAGGAATAAAGGAAAAGATAGACAGATTCACTACTTACCAGAAAAATGAAGAAATTGTAAACTACGAGGTTAGCAAGGAAAAGGTGCAACAGAAAAATCAGCCTTATGAGATAAGGCGTGTGTCTGTGGCGGTTGCTGTTGATGGAATATGGGAAATAGAACTAAAGGATGGAGAACCAGTTATTGACGAACAGGGTAGAGTAAAGAGAAGATTTACTCCACCAAAAGAGGAAGAGCTTAGAAACATAGAAGAGTGGGTAAAGAGAGCAATAGGGTTTGATCAGTATAGAGGAGATAGTGTAGCAGTGACCTTTATACCCTTTGACAGAACAAAACAATTCAGGAAGGAGGATGAGGAATTATTAAGGAAGTATCAGA encodes:
- a CDS encoding aspartate carbamoyltransferase catalytic subunit, producing the protein MKHLLGIKDLSEKEIFSILELGEIYRDKLINNRNSISQNLREKVVVNLFFEPSTRTRMSFEIASSLLGAKVINFSENVSSIQKGESRLDTLKTIEAMRADAVVIRSSIQGLPYLLARDLKDISIINAGDGSHEHPSQALLDALTIKLKFGDLRKVKLSIVGDILFSRVARSNILLMKKIGNDNIMVFGPTTLLPKEIELFGVRIAKSFEEVFEFSDVIMLLRIQTERQNSAYVPSTREYRKFWGLTEEKLETFRRKVFIMHPGPVNRDVEVSSDIIYCDNSLILDQVTSGVAIRMSILSHILTSKHQN
- a CDS encoding adenylate/guanylate cyclase domain-containing protein, with product MTGDVKIKLSLGKKIFLSVSAVLVVMISIIYSSTTRSISEGLESEMKVRGGSISKNVSSSLSTILSSIIAEKIARNPQLEKEIFKSREIMNSIFSELPTKEEYINLIETFAYIPKTEDIMWAAVVSPDNKILIHSSPDIGFMQDFSLPKETFRNYELFKVYTLLLNNLKIRKLSLFEKMFRGFIPSDLELEQSKNNILNKFSSDLKIDKNLSSKLISVSEVNLEDNLKNTYEKFSVMYWQIKSIQRKYNQGEFGEKFRREVAKLVEVLDYNYITPKVVKPYFSSFESFIKDNKEFLTKEDYNFLKSALNQFLESSFGVTGFLQYYYYEQGGKKQRKLLFSYPVLIKEDFEKYVADLYIGMSTESIDKTLASVERQVQIGALIAILIAILLVVFLSRRISRGARIITNAMGELSKGDLSVRAEVKSNDEIGFIARNFNFMVEQIAEKERMRDIMNKVVSEEIARELLKKGIELGGEMRFTTMLFSDIRGFTSMSEKMDPRELISILNEYMTEMVEIVKKYRGVVDKFVGDEIMVVYGAPISFGEREDALLAVATAYEMIKKIDELHTKWQEEGKPLLTPGIGINSGNVVAGNMGSKDRLSYTVIGDAVNTAARLCGSAPGKTCIISNATYELVKEFVEVEEQEPIKVKGKSEVLKIYKVTSINYIGYEKVRSILLS
- a CDS encoding RidA family protein, with protein sequence MEFFEKVGGITPVGHYSFAVKLDNGLLYLSGQISIDEAGNLVGSTVAEQARNILKNVEKVLLEAGYSTRDVFKVVVYITDMSKFSEFNEVYKEFFGEHKPVRTTVGVRELPRGALVEIEAYAYK
- the fliF gene encoding flagellar basal-body MS-ring/collar protein FliF yields the protein MKDILEFFKNVLSKFKELPLTSKVVVISSVVAVVVAILVAILISRPTTKVLLYPRALSPEDFARVTKKLSELNIPFETRDNKFVLVADENLKQKAKMQLAWEGIIPESVKGFELFDIQSFTTTDFERNVNLHRAIIGELERHLKMIDDIEDVKIIVPFQRERLFKEEETERTASVVITPSPYSDIRENKKKIKAVVELVARGIDGLKPENIVVVDNHGNVLSDLLIGDEVSDEIRAAREHIKVKERIKRELIERIHRELSKAISEDRIIVSAEVDMRWDKKELQQDKVIPTVIRQDNPLTPYDESQVEVNVPISKKVTKEDFKGPAYIPEGPPGVEANIPPGIKEKIDRFTTYQKNEEIVNYEVSKEKVQQKNQPYEIRRVSVAVAVDGIWEIELKDGEPVIDEQGRVKRRFTPPKEEELRNIEEWVKRAIGFDQYRGDSVAVTFIPFDRTKQFRKEDEELLRKYQIRRILLATILVLIVLFLMMLLYRALMKEIARRRRIREEELARQQQLMREAALRAAEQEGAVVELSVEEKARLELLESIINIAREKPDVAARVIRTWISEE